From Camelina sativa cultivar DH55 chromosome 20, Cs, whole genome shotgun sequence, the proteins below share one genomic window:
- the LOC104771324 gene encoding uncharacterized protein LOC104771324 isoform X4, with translation MTDLIMKPRLQKGSSFKLDNYFEKKKAESLRRTEQRDGEEEEVTGAVVTKVQGQRETVGLRSTIFRNYLDSLRCEKNLCGGRLAGGPLTAKWFEVLEEGNIAICSESWLYQIKHSDKDGY, from the exons ATGACAGATCTGATAAtg AAGCCAAGATTACAAAAAGGTAGCAGCTTTAAGCTAGACAACTATTTCG AAAAGAAGAAGGCTGAAAGCTTAAGAAGAACAGAGCAAAGagacggtgaagaagaagaagtcaccgGAGCTGTCGTGACTAAAGTTCAAGGACAAAGAGAGACAG TTGGGTTGAGATCGactatttttagaaactattTGGATAGCTTGCGGTGTGAAAAGAATCTGTGTGGAGGACGTTTGGCTGGAGGACCACTGACGGCGAAGTGGTTTGAAGTACTGGAGGAGGGAAATATAGCGATTTGCTCTGAG TCATGGCTATATCAGATAAAGCATTCGGACAAGGATGGTTATTAA
- the LOC104771324 gene encoding uncharacterized protein LOC104771324 isoform X2, with protein sequence MLIPSMDVLLIWAFESVKVLGASYENVREGVDLPLLRWRGGRPRKDIEAFISGSKLLNNGELQVKHLVPKPLEFIYPDWPGQYSVYGVGEGLKKKLDNLLLDVINGEVDEREWDCVKKKKGEHTKKREMRQPVAGVSDDDFVVTAPTSIRNVPNNAKEQKESVGDKCSAEKASGDKHSGVQGEDGGGRLFTMVETLGAKMDNIHISFSRAIAEVVFKLQGMESRMGNFESDVQLLKKVVINSTDGGAHTQGSRTLRNDEPKIEEV encoded by the exons ATGCTTATACCCTCCATGGATGTATTGCTGATATGGGCATTTGAGAGCGTGAAGGTGTTGGGGGCTAGCTACGAGAATGTAAGAGAAGGTGTAGATTTGCCTCTGTTAAGGTGGAGAGGAGGGAGGCCAAGGAAGGATATTGAAGCCTTCATATCCGGGAGCAAACTCCTTAATAATGGGGAG CTTCAGGTGAAGCATTTAGTACCTAAACCTTTGGAGTTCATATATCCAGATTGGCCAGGACAGTATTCTGTGTATGGTGTAGGggaaggtttgaagaagaaactggataaTCTGCTGTTAGACGTGATCAATGGCGAAGTGGATGAAAGAGAATgggattgtgtaaaaaaaaagaagggggaACATACGAAGAAGAGGGAGATGAGGCAACCTGTTGCAGGGGTAAGTGACGATGATTTCGTTGTAACAGCCCCAACCAGCATCCGTAATGTCCCCAATAATGCGAAGGAGCAGAAAGAAAGTGTTGGGGACAAATGTTCAGCAGAGAAGGCGTCTGGAGATAAACATTCAGGTGTGCAGGGTGAAGATGGTGGTGGAAGGTTATTTACTATGGTTGAAACACTAGGGGCGAAAATGGATAATATTCATATATCGTTTTCTAGAGCAATAGCGGAAGTTGTGTTCAAACTTCAAGGTATGGAGAGTAGGATGGGTAACTTTGAGAGTGACGTTCAACTTTTGAAGAAAGTTGTTATCAACTCAACGGATGGAGGAGCGCATACGCAAGGATCTCGTACATTAAGAAATGACGAACCAAAAATAGAGGAGGTATGA
- the LOC104771324 gene encoding uncharacterized protein LOC104771324 isoform X3, whose amino-acid sequence MTDLIMKPRLQKGSSFKLDNYFEKKKAESLRRTEQRDGEEEEVTGAVVTKVQGQRETVGLRSTIFRNYLDSLRCEKNLCGGRLAGGPLTAKWFEVLEEGNIAICSELWGQAMMQRGIQVGCIGMVNSHCRSEACTMIVVCPI is encoded by the exons ATGACAGATCTGATAAtg AAGCCAAGATTACAAAAAGGTAGCAGCTTTAAGCTAGACAACTATTTCG AAAAGAAGAAGGCTGAAAGCTTAAGAAGAACAGAGCAAAGagacggtgaagaagaagaagtcaccgGAGCTGTCGTGACTAAAGTTCAAGGACAAAGAGAGACAG TTGGGTTGAGATCGactatttttagaaactattTGGATAGCTTGCGGTGTGAAAAGAATCTGTGTGGAGGACGTTTGGCTGGAGGACCACTGACGGCGAAGTGGTTTGAAGTACTGGAGGAGGGAAATATAGCGATTTGCTCTGAG TTATGGGGTCAAGCAATGATGCAAAGAGGTATCCAAGTAGGCTGTATCGGGATGGTAAATTCCCACTGCAGATCAGAAGCATGCACCATGATTGTAGTTTGCCCAATATAG